A portion of the Desulfovibrio legallii genome contains these proteins:
- a CDS encoding outer membrane protein — MKRIIAALALVLTLALPGMAAAEGTGMYLAPKFLMSIQSTGNTERTDALAGTGVDSYNQFTLGGAFALGYDFWPQQMLPLRAEVEFALRGNNEKTWSDGGQYIQEVKGTWNSSTLFANLFWDFHNDSAFTPYVGAGLGLAFNYVGYDFTDNNGNKFSADDRFTNFAWNVGAGVAYNFNENFAIDASYRFVGLGYNEVSATNGGRKYEIGNRPYNNEFMVGLRFAF; from the coding sequence ATGAAACGCATCATCGCCGCACTGGCACTTGTTTTGACCCTGGCCCTGCCGGGCATGGCCGCTGCCGAGGGCACGGGCATGTATCTGGCTCCTAAATTTCTTATGAGCATCCAAAGCACCGGCAATACCGAGCGCACCGACGCCTTGGCCGGCACCGGCGTGGACAGCTACAATCAGTTCACCCTGGGCGGCGCCTTTGCCCTGGGCTACGACTTCTGGCCGCAACAGATGCTCCCCTTGCGCGCGGAAGTGGAATTCGCCCTGCGCGGCAACAACGAAAAAACCTGGAGCGACGGCGGCCAGTACATCCAGGAAGTGAAAGGCACCTGGAACAGCTCCACCCTTTTCGCCAACCTGTTCTGGGATTTCCACAACGACTCGGCCTTCACCCCCTATGTGGGCGCGGGCCTCGGTCTGGCCTTCAACTATGTGGGCTATGACTTTACCGACAATAACGGCAACAAGTTCTCCGCCGACGACCGCTTCACCAACTTTGCCTGGAACGTGGGCGCGGGCGTGGCCTACAACTTCAACGAAAACTTCGCCATTGACGCCTCCTACCGCTTTGTGGGCCTGGGCTACAACGAAGTGAGCGCCACCAACGGCGGCCGCAAGTACGAAATCGGCAACCGCCCCTACAACAACGAATTCATGGTGGGCCTGCGCTTCGCTTTCTGA
- a CDS encoding putative sulfate exporter family transporter has protein sequence MASTKAGFNEDKVALLIGCFIFVLGLGKMIGLDPLGWVLKMGMWVDNPIDSWRSATKGMLPGWGALVASYVFITALLAIGVKTMKGNVGKFIYGFTIIFFIAIACYTVGANAYVAANPTQLSKMGITWSLGLSTEAGLIVALLMGIAIGNFAPGFAESLHDACRPELFVKIAIVILGAELGVKAANAAGFAGHIIFRGLCAIVEAYLLYWALVYYISRKYFKFNKEWAAPLASGISICGVSAAIATGGAIRARPVVPIMVSSLVVVFTCIEMLILPFAAQYFLYSEPMVAGGWMGLAVKSDGGAIASGAITESLILAKMAGLGTQWEPGWIVMVTTTVKIFIDMFIGVWALVLAYIWTAKFDKTRGERTMTWGDVMDRFPRFVLGYLGTFLILLIICLSSPDLHKLGKAMSGAMNGFRVLFFLLTFFSIGLVSNFHKLKEEGIGRLAVVYIVCLFGFIIWIGLFISYAFFHGMTPPVVGA, from the coding sequence ATGGCATCAACAAAGGCAGGTTTTAATGAAGATAAAGTCGCCCTGTTGATTGGCTGCTTTATCTTCGTTCTGGGCCTCGGCAAGATGATCGGCCTGGATCCGCTGGGCTGGGTCCTGAAAATGGGCATGTGGGTCGATAACCCCATCGACAGCTGGCGCTCGGCCACCAAAGGCATGCTGCCCGGCTGGGGAGCCCTGGTGGCCAGCTATGTGTTCATCACGGCCTTGCTCGCCATAGGCGTTAAGACCATGAAAGGGAATGTGGGCAAGTTCATTTACGGCTTCACCATCATTTTCTTCATTGCCATCGCCTGCTACACGGTAGGGGCCAATGCTTATGTGGCCGCCAACCCCACGCAGCTCAGCAAAATGGGCATCACGTGGTCCCTTGGTTTGAGTACGGAAGCGGGCCTCATTGTGGCGCTGCTCATGGGCATTGCCATCGGCAACTTCGCCCCCGGCTTTGCGGAATCTCTGCATGACGCCTGCCGGCCGGAGCTTTTCGTTAAAATCGCCATTGTTATCCTGGGTGCAGAACTGGGCGTCAAGGCCGCCAATGCCGCCGGTTTTGCCGGGCACATCATTTTCCGGGGCCTGTGCGCCATTGTGGAAGCGTATCTGCTCTACTGGGCCCTTGTGTACTACATCTCTCGCAAGTACTTCAAATTTAATAAAGAATGGGCCGCGCCTCTGGCTTCGGGCATTTCCATCTGCGGCGTCTCCGCGGCCATCGCCACGGGCGGCGCCATCCGCGCCCGGCCTGTGGTGCCCATCATGGTGTCTTCGCTGGTGGTGGTCTTTACCTGCATCGAAATGCTGATTCTGCCTTTTGCGGCACAGTACTTCCTGTATTCGGAACCCATGGTGGCCGGCGGCTGGATGGGCCTTGCGGTGAAGTCCGACGGCGGCGCCATCGCCAGCGGCGCCATCACGGAATCGCTGATTCTGGCCAAGATGGCCGGCCTCGGCACCCAGTGGGAGCCCGGCTGGATCGTGATGGTGACCACCACGGTCAAAATCTTCATCGATATGTTCATCGGCGTTTGGGCATTGGTGCTGGCCTACATCTGGACCGCCAAGTTCGACAAGACCCGCGGCGAGCGCACCATGACCTGGGGCGACGTGATGGACCGCTTCCCCCGCTTCGTTCTGGGCTACCTGGGCACCTTCCTGATCCTGCTCATTATCTGCCTGTCCTCGCCCGACCTGCATAAGCTCGGCAAGGCCATGTCCGGCGCCATGAACGGCTTCCGCGTGCTCTTCTTCCTGCTGACCTTCTTCAGCATCGGCCTGGTTTCCAACTTCCACAAGCTGAAGGAAGAAGGCATCGGCCGTCTGGCCGTGGTGTACATCGTGTGCCTGTTCGGCTTCATCATCTGGATCGGTCTGTTCATTTCCTATGCCTTCTTCCACGGCATGACCCCGCCTGTGGTGGGTGCGTAG
- a CDS encoding bacteriocin-type signal sequence, translated as MDNNEVKLHEEIQKMEYEPLDPVELKLVHWSIGLGIVLLVVLFLISKFVMTTH; from the coding sequence ATGGATAACAACGAAGTGAAACTCCATGAAGAAATTCAGAAAATGGAGTATGAACCCCTGGATCCCGTTGAACTGAAGCTGGTGCACTGGAGCATCGGGCTGGGCATTGTCCTGCTGGTGGTGCTCTTCCTCATCAGCAAGTTTGTGATGACCACACACTAG
- a CDS encoding DUF523 domain-containing protein: MKSRFVVSACLAGVPCRYDGRVVSCPPVVRLVALGRAVPACPEWLGGLSVPRPPCELCQGRVCTRAGGDLTAAFVLGAQRGTALALRQGCTAAILKSRSPSCGLGQVYDGTFSGALRPGDGLWGPLLQKNGLHLFTEENLPAWLTDGHF; this comes from the coding sequence GTGAAAAGCCGGTTTGTAGTCAGCGCTTGCCTGGCGGGCGTTCCGTGCCGGTATGACGGCAGAGTCGTGTCTTGCCCGCCTGTGGTGCGCCTGGTGGCTTTGGGGCGAGCTGTGCCGGCCTGCCCGGAATGGCTGGGCGGTCTGAGCGTGCCGCGTCCGCCCTGTGAGCTTTGCCAGGGTCGGGTGTGCACCCGTGCCGGGGGTGATCTGACGGCCGCCTTTGTGCTGGGTGCGCAAAGGGGCACGGCGCTGGCGTTGCGCCAGGGCTGCACGGCGGCCATCCTTAAAAGCCGTTCGCCTTCCTGTGGGCTGGGCCAGGTGTACGACGGCACGTTCAGCGGCGCGTTGCGGCCCGGCGATGGCCTGTGGGGCCCGTTGCTGCAAAAAAACGGGCTGCACCTTTTCACGGAAGAAAACCTGCCTGCATGGCTGACGGATGGCCACTTTTAG